GTAGGACCCGGTCGCATTCAAGACGTACCGCCGGAACTGGGCAATATGGACTTTGCTTAGTTGGTTTTTCAGGATTTTAATTGGGCGGCTAGCGTTTTCACCAGCTTCACCAACCAGGGGCGGGGCTTGCCTTGTCGCAGAACTTGGGTAGCGGTTTCCACATCCGGGGGCAAACAAATTTCTTCCATGGAAGAATCTGGGGAACCTGCCAGTTCTTGCAGGGCATCGCTGGGGGCAATGTCGCTGGCTTGCTTGGCGTCTACCTGTTCCGCCGCTGCTTTTAATTCTTTGATAATCGGCGGGGCAAGGGCTACGTAGCTGTTGTCGGGATAGGCGATCGCTCTTCTCGCCGTTCTCACTAGGGTTTGCCAGGTTTCCGTTTCTTCCCCCAACTCCAACAAGCGATCGCAGTGTGCCTGCAGTTGCTTGCGCGTTCCTGGGGTTTCTTCCTGGCGGAAAATATGCAGCATTTGCTTCAAAACATCCACCACCGGCACGACAAATGCTGGGGTGGGCGCTGCCTCTGTCTCGGGTGGGGCGGCACTTTCGCTGCTGGGGGCGCTGCTGCCCCCTTGGTTGCTCTTGTCTAAGGCAGCCGCTGCCACATCGCTGCCCACAATATTTTCTAAATGCTTTTGTAACTCGCCAAACAAAGGTTCAGCCTCTTTCGCTGCCGATTCGGCTTCCTCTTCCCGCAAGCCCTCAGCACTTTCCAGCCTATCCAACAAATCCTTCAGGGTATCGAACCCCTTAAAAAATAAAGATTCCGTATCCTCACTGATGTCGTCGGGGGGATCTTCTTTTAGGATCTTAAAACAATCTTCCATGCGGTGAGCCACGGTTTGGATACCGCCAAAACCGAGCATGGCAGCGCCCCCTTTGACTGAGTGAGCGGCACGGAAGAGTTCGTTAATACTTTCTGGGTCTTGCAGGGTATTTCGCAAATCCAACAAGCCTTTTTCAATGGTATCCAAATGTTCTTTAGCTTCTTCAAGAAAGAACCCCATAATTTGTTGCTTGCCAGGGTCCATGATACTTTGCCTCCCACGAACAGCTCTGCATGATTTTAATAGGATCTCGATGGCGAACGACACACGACAAGTGCTTGCTTCCCATGATACCCAATTTCACCGATTTTTTTTGCAAGTGCCGCCGCCATTGTCCAGCGCCACAGCTGTTCGATTTTTGGACCAGTAACCCGCAGCAGCGCTTATCCATTTGTTGTTGCTAGAAAAAATTCCCCCTAGCTGCATACATAAAATCCTTCCCACCAAAGCAAGCAGTAGAAAAATCTATTTTCTTGGTTTGCTCGCAGATCGAAGCTAGCAACATGTAGAATTCCCCGACGCCGTTGCCTGCGAGTTATGCCAAACGTCCAACTAAATCTCGTTTTCCCTAGCAGGAGAATCTCCGTTTATGGATAACGCTCTGAGAGC
This window of the Geitlerinema sp. PCC 9228 genome carries:
- a CDS encoding Hpt domain-containing protein, which codes for MDPGKQQIMGFFLEEAKEHLDTIEKGLLDLRNTLQDPESINELFRAAHSVKGGAAMLGFGGIQTVAHRMEDCFKILKEDPPDDISEDTESLFFKGFDTLKDLLDRLESAEGLREEEAESAAKEAEPLFGELQKHLENIVGSDVAAAALDKSNQGGSSAPSSESAAPPETEAAPTPAFVVPVVDVLKQMLHIFRQEETPGTRKQLQAHCDRLLELGEETETWQTLVRTARRAIAYPDNSYVALAPPIIKELKAAAEQVDAKQASDIAPSDALQELAGSPDSSMEEICLPPDVETATQVLRQGKPRPWLVKLVKTLAAQLKS